From the Gallaecimonas mangrovi genome, one window contains:
- a CDS encoding DUF6559 family protein gives MLRDVFQSMRARRLLRATPQLLVKQFSSLPSYTPAQVDWALKKSLGKLPNHRYLAYALFCDKEDFLQVTGESLHTWESCRRQLGRALFAGRSDFTMREVIQLAEHEAEYESSH, from the coding sequence ATGCTAAGGGATGTATTTCAGTCCATGCGGGCCCGCCGTTTGCTGCGGGCTACACCACAGCTGCTGGTTAAGCAGTTCTCCTCTCTTCCCAGTTACACACCGGCGCAAGTAGATTGGGCGCTAAAAAAGTCGTTGGGCAAATTACCCAATCATCGCTACCTCGCTTATGCCTTGTTCTGCGATAAGGAAGACTTCCTGCAAGTGACCGGTGAGTCACTACATACTTGGGAGAGCTGTCGGCGGCAACTTGGCCGCGCGCTCTTTGCCGGGCGCAGCGACTTTACGATGCGCGAAGTGATTCAATTGGCGGAACATGAAGCAGAGTATGAATCCAGCCACTAA
- a CDS encoding sigma-54-dependent transcriptional regulator, with protein sequence MTGRILLVDDEVAFCELASAWLTEDGYEVQSAHNLAEAKARLSDFDADLILLDLALPPEMSPDHTLEALPSLGDRPVIILTGHAERQLALTAMAKGAWDFLAKPVDPDMLAVVIRRALTKQNLTRELSLLRKASQGPLDELVGAGQAMANLKALIQRIAPTDVPVLVTGPSGTGKEMVSRALHKLSRRAEGPFISVHCGAIPAELLESELFGYKKGAFTGADRDRPGLLTMADKGSLFLDEIGDMPLSMQVKLLRVLQEGTFYPVGGREQQSIDVRVISATNADLQQRVAEGSFREDLFYRIKGVNLNTPALDDRPEDLPLLCENLLAEWSRRSGRSLRLSPSARQWFLARSWPGNVRELKNTLESVAAICQSQVVRLDDIALLYPTSDATEAQGDSLEEQVRALEIRLISQSLAQQQGNRSAAARQLGLSRQGLLKKLERYGLDA encoded by the coding sequence ATGACAGGCCGCATTTTGCTGGTAGATGACGAAGTCGCCTTTTGCGAACTGGCCAGCGCCTGGCTAACCGAAGACGGCTATGAAGTGCAAAGCGCCCATAACCTGGCTGAGGCCAAAGCCCGGCTCAGCGATTTTGATGCCGACCTGATATTGCTAGACCTGGCGCTGCCGCCGGAAATGAGCCCGGACCACACCTTGGAGGCCCTACCCAGCCTTGGCGACCGGCCGGTGATTATTCTTACCGGTCATGCCGAGCGGCAACTCGCGCTCACCGCCATGGCCAAAGGCGCCTGGGATTTTCTGGCCAAACCGGTTGACCCTGACATGCTGGCGGTGGTTATTCGCCGGGCACTGACCAAGCAAAATCTCACCCGTGAGCTAAGCCTTTTGCGTAAAGCCAGCCAGGGGCCGCTTGATGAGTTAGTCGGCGCTGGCCAGGCCATGGCTAACCTCAAAGCCCTTATTCAGCGCATTGCCCCCACCGATGTGCCGGTGTTGGTAACCGGCCCTTCAGGCACCGGTAAAGAAATGGTCAGCCGCGCGCTGCATAAGTTATCGCGCCGCGCCGAGGGGCCTTTTATCTCGGTGCATTGCGGCGCTATTCCGGCAGAACTTCTGGAAAGTGAACTCTTTGGCTACAAAAAAGGCGCCTTTACCGGCGCCGACCGCGACCGCCCTGGCCTGCTGACCATGGCCGATAAAGGCAGCCTGTTTCTCGATGAAATTGGCGATATGCCATTGTCGATGCAGGTAAAACTGCTGCGGGTACTGCAAGAAGGCACCTTTTACCCTGTGGGTGGGCGCGAACAGCAAAGCATTGATGTGCGCGTTATTTCTGCCACTAATGCTGACTTGCAACAACGGGTTGCCGAGGGCAGTTTTCGTGAAGATTTGTTCTATCGGATAAAAGGCGTGAACCTGAACACCCCGGCCCTTGATGACCGCCCAGAAGATTTACCGCTTTTGTGCGAAAACCTGCTGGCAGAATGGAGCCGCCGTTCGGGCCGCAGCCTTCGCCTTTCACCGTCAGCACGGCAGTGGTTTTTGGCGCGCAGCTGGCCGGGTAATGTAAGGGAGCTAAAAAATACCCTGGAATCGGTTGCTGCTATTTGCCAAAGCCAGGTGGTCAGGCTGGACGACATTGCCCTGTTGTACCCAACCAGCGACGCGACAGAAGCCCAAGGCGACAGCCTGGAAGAGCAAGTCAGGGCGCTGGAAATTCGCCTTATCAGCCAGTCACTGGCGCAG
- the acnA gene encoding aconitate hydratase AcnA, translating into MDSFKARKKLAVDGESYDYFSLAAVKDLGEVTRLPFSLRVLLENLLRFEDGDTVTTEDIHAIVDWLKTKRSDREIQYRPARVLMQDFTGVPAVVDLAAMRDAMANAGGDPERINPLSAVDLVIDHSVMVDKFASPEAFAENVAIEMERNQERYQFLRWGQQAFDNFRVVPPGTGICHQVNLEYLGKAVWSQDGVAYPDTLVGTDSHTTMINGLGVLGWGVGGIEAEAAMLGQPISMLIPEVIGFRLKGKLKEGTTATDLVLTVTQMLRKKGVVGKFVEFFGPGLDDLPLADRATIANMAPEYGATCGFFPIDGETLRYMELSGRDPHTMKLVEAYAKENGFWRDSSAPEPIFTDTLELDLADVVPSLAGPKRPQDRVALPELGKAIDGVLELSGAEKALQVPVAGEDYALSQGDVVIAAITSCTNTSNPSVMMAAGLVAKKAVEKGLKRKPWVKSSLAPGSKVVTDYLAKADLQQYLNALGFNLVGYGCTTCIGNSGPLPDAIGEAVEKGDLTVSSVLSGNRNFEGRVHPLVKANWLASPPLVVAFALAGTTRIDLQQQPLGEDKDGKPVYLKDIWPTAAEIQEVVKLVDEGMFLKEYGEVFEGDEDWQSIKVSPGKTYQWSNDSTYVQNPPYFEHITEPVKPLEDIHGARVLALFGDSITTDHISPAGNIKADSPAGRYLQEHGVAPKDFNSYGSRRGNHEVMMRGTFANIRIKNEMLDGVEGGYTRHVPSGEQMAIYDAAMRYQQEGTPLVVIAGKEYGTGSSRDWAAKGTTLQGIQAVVAQSFERIHRSNLVGMGVLPVQFPEGVSKESLKLTGDEKISLLGLPSLKPRATLKLLIERPSGETVEQEVIARVDTNTELEYLKSGGILHHVLRGMIAS; encoded by the coding sequence TTGGATAGCTTCAAGGCCCGCAAAAAGCTGGCAGTGGATGGCGAGTCCTACGATTATTTCAGTCTGGCGGCAGTCAAGGACCTCGGTGAGGTAACCCGGCTGCCGTTTTCTTTAAGGGTATTGTTGGAAAACCTCCTGCGTTTCGAAGATGGCGATACCGTCACCACCGAAGACATTCACGCTATCGTCGACTGGCTTAAAACCAAGCGTTCTGACCGCGAGATCCAGTACCGCCCTGCCCGGGTGCTGATGCAGGATTTTACCGGTGTACCGGCGGTGGTGGATTTAGCCGCAATGCGCGACGCCATGGCCAATGCCGGTGGCGACCCGGAACGTATAAATCCGCTTTCTGCCGTGGACTTGGTGATTGACCACTCGGTAATGGTGGATAAATTCGCCAGCCCCGAAGCCTTTGCCGAAAACGTTGCCATTGAAATGGAGCGTAACCAAGAGCGTTATCAATTCCTGCGCTGGGGCCAGCAAGCTTTTGATAATTTTAGAGTTGTGCCGCCTGGAACCGGTATTTGCCACCAGGTAAACCTGGAATATCTGGGGAAAGCGGTTTGGAGCCAGGACGGGGTTGCTTACCCTGATACCTTGGTGGGCACTGACTCGCACACCACCATGATTAACGGCTTGGGTGTATTGGGTTGGGGCGTTGGCGGCATTGAAGCCGAAGCGGCGATGCTGGGCCAACCCATTTCCATGCTCATTCCGGAAGTCATTGGCTTTCGCCTCAAGGGCAAACTCAAAGAAGGCACCACCGCCACCGACTTGGTGCTGACCGTTACCCAGATGCTGCGCAAAAAAGGGGTGGTGGGTAAGTTTGTTGAATTCTTTGGGCCAGGCCTTGATGACTTGCCACTTGCTGACCGTGCCACCATTGCCAATATGGCGCCAGAATACGGCGCTACCTGCGGCTTCTTCCCCATTGACGGCGAAACGCTGCGCTATATGGAACTGTCTGGCCGCGACCCGCACACCATGAAGCTGGTTGAAGCCTATGCCAAAGAAAATGGCTTCTGGCGCGACTCTTCTGCCCCCGAGCCTATCTTCACCGATACCTTGGAACTGGACTTGGCTGATGTGGTGCCAAGCCTTGCTGGTCCGAAACGTCCGCAAGACCGTGTGGCCTTGCCCGAGCTTGGTAAAGCCATTGATGGCGTGCTGGAATTAAGTGGTGCCGAGAAGGCGCTACAAGTGCCGGTGGCGGGTGAAGACTATGCGCTGAGCCAAGGTGATGTGGTAATTGCCGCCATTACCAGCTGTACCAACACCTCTAACCCCAGCGTGATGATGGCCGCCGGTTTGGTGGCGAAAAAGGCAGTAGAAAAAGGCCTTAAACGCAAGCCTTGGGTTAAGTCGTCCTTGGCCCCTGGTTCTAAAGTGGTTACCGACTACCTGGCCAAAGCCGACTTGCAGCAATACCTCAACGCCCTGGGCTTTAACCTGGTGGGTTATGGCTGTACCACTTGTATTGGTAACTCTGGCCCGCTGCCCGATGCCATTGGTGAAGCGGTTGAAAAGGGTGACCTTACCGTTAGCTCGGTGCTCTCTGGCAACCGAAACTTTGAAGGCCGGGTGCACCCGCTGGTTAAAGCCAACTGGTTAGCGTCACCGCCGCTGGTGGTGGCTTTTGCCCTGGCGGGTACCACCCGCATTGATTTGCAGCAGCAACCCTTGGGTGAAGACAAAGACGGTAAGCCGGTTTACCTCAAAGACATTTGGCCGACTGCGGCTGAGATCCAAGAGGTGGTAAAACTGGTGGATGAAGGCATGTTCCTCAAAGAATACGGCGAAGTCTTTGAAGGTGACGAAGATTGGCAGTCCATTAAGGTGAGCCCGGGCAAAACCTACCAATGGTCAAACGATTCTACCTACGTGCAGAACCCGCCGTACTTCGAGCACATTACCGAACCGGTTAAACCCCTTGAGGATATTCATGGGGCGCGGGTGCTGGCCTTGTTTGGCGATTCCATTACCACCGACCACATCTCGCCGGCCGGTAACATCAAAGCCGACAGCCCGGCAGGCCGTTACCTGCAAGAGCATGGTGTTGCGCCAAAAGACTTCAACTCGTACGGCTCACGCCGGGGTAACCATGAAGTGATGATGCGCGGCACCTTTGCCAACATTCGTATTAAAAACGAAATGCTCGATGGTGTGGAAGGCGGCTATACCCGCCACGTGCCTTCTGGTGAGCAAATGGCCATTTACGATGCCGCCATGCGCTACCAGCAAGAAGGCACGCCGCTGGTGGTGATTGCCGGTAAGGAATACGGCACCGGCTCTAGCCGCGACTGGGCCGCGAAAGGCACTACCCTGCAAGGCATTCAAGCCGTGGTTGCCCAAAGCTTTGAGCGTATTCACCGCTCCAACCTGGTGGGCATGGGCGTGCTGCCGGTACAGTTCCCTGAAGGGGTCTCTAAAGAAAGCTTAAAGCTGACGGGTGATGAGAAAATCAGCCTGTTGGGGCTGCCTTCTTTGAAACCACGTGCCACTTTAAAACTGCTGATTGAGCGCCCCAGTGGCGAAACAGTTGAGCAGGAAGTGATTGCACGGGTGGACACCAACACCGAGCTTGAGTACCTCAAAAGCGGCGGTATCTTGCACCATGTACTGCGCGGCATGATTGCTTCTTAA
- a CDS encoding sensor histidine kinase has product MFTPELVVVFQVAMSATLLSGLATALWLWRQTDLRPLAGFVAMMGLWCLGHLLSPYSPGLALPLLLANPFMPNTFLHFALGYLTTHPARKRRLLRLSYGTSAFIFLCSLFGGASISPWPPFSGFIHLHPLGWLNLGWTVFLGICAHGVLLKAWGEQKSTVRRSILAIFMVGGWGLLLASSFVFPSLGINYFPYAMLALPSYVLLLVFAVMRYRMLEVNQWASRILIGLGLALLVGVASVLAASLGFTRSWLVLWTYSLVILAASAVLYPVLSRWVRQLIYPGARLDEQLLARWRSRLRQASDWPTLMQDAEQLLQQDLNLAITVSQIGSDEGPHLCCYSHGQLWQVNVTGGEELLPAQRLQIEIFASLLASACDNLERTLELAEEEKRRLDQQHLVELGALSAAMAHELRNPLNIIAMACARTEDNTRSYIQEQLRRADRLIQDLLTYGGNPQIEKQAVAVEALVKSLPQSQGVELAIEAGLQLNVDPHRLSQVLVNLLENAKAFANSRILVEASGRVVRVHNDGPAIAEELTERLFRPFVTKRPGGSGLGLAIVERIMQAHGGAVRLRTDLGWPITFELEFPL; this is encoded by the coding sequence ATGTTTACACCTGAGTTAGTGGTGGTGTTCCAAGTCGCCATGAGTGCCACCCTGCTGAGCGGCTTGGCCACGGCATTGTGGTTGTGGCGACAAACTGACCTCCGACCCCTGGCCGGCTTTGTGGCGATGATGGGACTTTGGTGCCTGGGCCATCTGCTCAGTCCTTACAGTCCCGGGTTGGCATTACCACTGCTGCTTGCCAACCCTTTTATGCCCAACACCTTCTTGCATTTCGCCTTGGGCTACCTGACAACGCACCCGGCCCGTAAGCGCAGGCTGCTGCGTTTAAGCTACGGCACCAGCGCTTTTATTTTCCTGTGTAGCCTCTTTGGCGGTGCCAGCATTTCGCCCTGGCCGCCCTTTAGCGGTTTTATTCACCTGCACCCGCTGGGCTGGCTGAATCTTGGCTGGACCGTTTTTCTTGGGATCTGCGCCCACGGGGTGCTGCTTAAAGCCTGGGGCGAACAAAAAAGTACGGTACGGCGCTCTATTCTGGCCATCTTCATGGTGGGCGGCTGGGGGCTGCTGTTAGCGTCGAGTTTTGTGTTCCCGTCCCTTGGCATCAATTACTTCCCTTACGCCATGTTAGCGCTGCCCAGTTACGTGTTGCTGCTGGTGTTTGCGGTGATGCGCTACCGGATGCTGGAAGTGAACCAGTGGGCCAGCCGCATTCTTATTGGCTTGGGGTTGGCGCTGCTGGTAGGGGTTGCCTCGGTACTTGCCGCCAGTCTGGGCTTTACTCGTTCCTGGCTGGTGCTCTGGACCTACTCCTTGGTGATACTGGCCGCCAGCGCCGTGCTTTACCCGGTGCTCAGCCGCTGGGTACGCCAGCTGATTTACCCCGGTGCGCGCCTTGACGAACAGCTTCTTGCCCGCTGGCGAAGCCGGCTACGCCAAGCCAGCGACTGGCCAACGCTGATGCAAGATGCCGAGCAGCTGCTGCAACAAGACCTTAATCTGGCCATTACCGTCAGCCAAATCGGCAGTGATGAAGGCCCGCATCTTTGCTGTTACAGCCATGGCCAGCTTTGGCAGGTGAACGTGACTGGCGGTGAAGAGCTGCTGCCTGCCCAGCGCCTGCAAATTGAAATTTTCGCCTCGCTGCTGGCCAGTGCTTGCGACAACCTAGAGCGCACTTTGGAACTGGCCGAAGAAGAAAAGCGCCGCCTGGACCAGCAGCATTTGGTGGAGCTAGGGGCGCTATCTGCGGCCATGGCACATGAACTGCGTAATCCCCTTAATATCATTGCCATGGCCTGCGCCCGCACCGAGGACAACACCCGCAGTTACATCCAAGAGCAGCTACGCCGCGCCGACCGTTTGATCCAAGACTTACTAACCTACGGCGGTAACCCGCAAATTGAAAAACAAGCGGTTGCCGTTGAAGCGCTGGTAAAAAGTCTGCCACAAAGCCAAGGCGTGGAACTGGCAATAGAAGCGGGCCTGCAGCTCAATGTCGACCCACACCGGCTTAGCCAAGTGCTGGTTAACCTCTTAGAAAATGCCAAAGCCTTTGCCAATAGCCGCATCCTTGTGGAAGCGAGCGGCCGCGTGGTTCGCGTGCATAACGATGGCCCCGCCATTGCAGAGGAGCTGACTGAGCGATTATTCCGGCCCTTTGTGACCAAAAGGCCTGGCGGTTCTGGTTTGGGCCTGGCCATCGTCGAGAGGATTATGCAAGCCCATGGCGGAGCGGTTAGACTGCGCACCGATTTGGGCTGGCCCATTACCTTCGAATTGGAGTTTCCCTTATGA
- a CDS encoding PLDc N-terminal domain-containing protein, which translates to MKGIIGLIILIADIFAIVQVLKSGAQPIEKLLWVLLILVLPVVGLIIWFFAGPGRK; encoded by the coding sequence ATGAAAGGGATCATCGGGCTTATTATTCTTATCGCCGATATTTTTGCGATAGTGCAGGTGCTTAAAAGCGGTGCCCAACCCATTGAGAAGTTGCTTTGGGTGTTACTGATCTTGGTGTTGCCTGTGGTTGGGCTCATCATTTGGTTCTTTGCTGGCCCCGGCCGCAAATAG
- a CDS encoding cytochrome ubiquinol oxidase subunit I: MDVALLSRLQFAWTVSLHILFPTMTIGLAVLIATWEGLWLKTRDPRYLQLAKFWIKPFAITFGSGVVTGIVLSYEFGTNFSEFSHIVGPVLGPLMTYEVMTAFFLEAGFLGVMLFGWQRVGEKLHFFATVVVAIGTVLSAFWILAANSWMQTPAGYAFEGGQYVPVDWFKVIFNPSFPIRLVHMLLATFLTANFLVAGISAWFLLKGYDREFAKRGLSLSLWFILILAPLQAFVGDEHGLEVKEHQPVKLAAMEGIWDKVEHSPALRLFAIPDEKTETNHLEVKIPYLASIILTHSLHGEVQGLKSVPAQDRPPLLPVFFAFRVMVGLGVLMVLVAFFANWQRRGARLYENKWLLKLLVLMTPAGLIATVAGWWVVEIGRQPWLVYGLVRTEQVVSKLPAERVAISFALFVVTYLALLTAFLHFYRKLVRKGPPDMAKLESQVIGMKAPGYALNWVRELKKEGF, translated from the coding sequence GTGGATGTAGCGCTGTTGTCACGTCTCCAGTTTGCCTGGACCGTGAGCCTTCATATCCTGTTTCCGACCATGACTATCGGCTTGGCGGTGTTGATCGCAACCTGGGAAGGGTTGTGGCTCAAGACGCGCGATCCCCGTTATTTGCAGTTAGCTAAATTCTGGATAAAACCCTTTGCCATTACCTTTGGCTCAGGCGTGGTGACCGGCATTGTGCTCTCTTATGAGTTCGGCACCAACTTTAGTGAATTCTCGCACATTGTTGGCCCTGTGCTTGGGCCTTTGATGACCTACGAAGTGATGACCGCCTTCTTCTTGGAAGCGGGCTTCTTGGGTGTGATGTTATTTGGCTGGCAGCGTGTTGGTGAAAAACTGCACTTCTTCGCCACCGTGGTGGTAGCCATTGGTACCGTGCTGTCGGCGTTTTGGATTTTGGCAGCAAACTCTTGGATGCAAACCCCGGCGGGTTACGCCTTTGAGGGCGGTCAGTACGTACCGGTTGACTGGTTTAAAGTGATTTTTAACCCCAGTTTCCCCATTCGTCTGGTGCATATGCTGCTGGCGACCTTCCTGACCGCCAACTTCTTGGTAGCCGGTATCAGCGCCTGGTTTTTACTTAAAGGCTACGACCGTGAGTTTGCCAAACGCGGCCTGTCATTGTCGTTGTGGTTCATTCTTATTCTGGCGCCGCTGCAAGCCTTTGTTGGCGACGAGCACGGCCTGGAAGTAAAAGAACATCAGCCGGTTAAACTGGCGGCGATGGAAGGTATTTGGGACAAGGTTGAGCACAGCCCGGCGCTGCGTTTATTCGCCATCCCTGATGAAAAAACCGAAACCAACCATCTGGAAGTCAAAATTCCGTATCTGGCGTCGATCATTCTGACCCACAGCTTGCACGGTGAAGTGCAAGGCCTGAAGTCGGTGCCGGCACAAGACCGCCCACCGCTGCTGCCCGTGTTCTTTGCCTTTAGGGTGATGGTTGGCCTTGGGGTGTTGATGGTACTGGTTGCCTTCTTTGCCAACTGGCAGCGCCGCGGTGCCCGCTTGTACGAAAACAAATGGTTACTGAAGTTGCTGGTGTTGATGACCCCGGCTGGCCTTATCGCCACTGTAGCTGGCTGGTGGGTTGTGGAAATTGGTCGTCAGCCTTGGTTGGTATATGGCTTGGTGCGGACTGAACAAGTGGTGTCGAAGCTGCCTGCCGAGCGTGTGGCTATTTCCTTTGCCCTGTTCGTGGTGACCTACTTGGCATTGCTGACCGCCTTCTTGCACTTCTACCGCAAGCTGGTTCGTAAAGGCCCGCCTGATATGGCCAAGCTGGAGAGTCAGGTGATCGGTATGAAAGCGCCGGGTTATGCCCTGAACTGGGTACGTGAACTCAAGAAGGAAGGCTTCTGA
- a CDS encoding cytochrome d ubiquinol oxidase subunit II, whose amino-acid sequence MELFYFLLLGFAILMYVVLDGFDLGLGILYPALPEQHDRDMMMRSVSHVWDGNETWLVFGGVILMGAFPAAYATLLPTLYLPICLMLISLIFRGIAFEYRFKATSSRQWWDLAFGLGSSVAAFCQGLMLGSLVQSGGEQLLTPFSILTAFAVMAGYALLGATYLVVKTSGALQDKAKRLVKPLLALVIIAMVAVSLWNFLAVPSVHTRWMSNIGWLWPIPFITAVIAFALFKSLKHSEVAPFYCAVALFVMGFIGLVVGLFPYLVPGRLSLFDAAAPRQSLTFLLPGVLIFVPIILAYTLWGYRIFRGKVHDFEEGY is encoded by the coding sequence ATGGAACTGTTTTATTTCCTGCTGCTCGGCTTTGCCATCCTGATGTACGTGGTGTTAGACGGCTTTGACTTGGGCTTGGGTATTTTGTACCCGGCCCTGCCCGAACAACACGACCGCGACATGATGATGCGTTCCGTTTCTCACGTCTGGGACGGTAACGAAACCTGGTTGGTTTTTGGTGGGGTGATTTTGATGGGCGCCTTTCCTGCCGCCTACGCCACCTTGTTGCCAACGCTGTATTTGCCTATTTGCCTGATGCTGATATCGCTAATTTTCCGTGGTATCGCCTTTGAATATCGCTTTAAGGCCACCAGCTCTCGCCAGTGGTGGGACCTGGCCTTTGGTTTGGGGTCATCCGTTGCGGCTTTTTGCCAAGGCCTCATGCTGGGTAGCTTAGTGCAATCTGGCGGTGAGCAATTATTAACGCCCTTTAGCATTTTAACGGCTTTTGCGGTGATGGCAGGTTATGCCTTGTTGGGTGCCACTTACTTAGTGGTTAAAACCTCGGGTGCCCTGCAAGACAAAGCTAAGCGCTTGGTTAAACCGCTATTGGCGCTGGTGATCATTGCCATGGTTGCGGTGAGCCTTTGGAACTTCTTGGCGGTGCCTTCTGTGCATACCCGCTGGATGAGTAACATCGGCTGGTTGTGGCCTATCCCGTTTATCACTGCGGTGATTGCTTTTGCGCTCTTTAAGAGTCTTAAACACTCTGAAGTGGCACCGTTTTACTGCGCCGTTGCGCTCTTTGTAATGGGCTTTATCGGTCTGGTAGTGGGTTTATTCCCCTACCTGGTACCGGGCCGGTTAAGCCTGTTCGACGCCGCTGCACCTCGTCAAAGCCTGACGTTCCTGCTGCCTGGCGTGCTGATTTTCGTTCCCATCATTCTGGCTTACACCCTGTGGGGTTACCGGATCTTCCGTGGCAAGGTTCACGACTTTGAGGAGGGTTACTGA
- a CDS encoding superoxide dismutase family protein: MFSSIAKKSLPLLATALVVATVSAQANAAELKAKIGAYPGTKATVTGKVDVSFKHGQTLLKYHLMGLPPVANGGLHIHVGKTCDDASKVGGHYFSPTTAGDYWKSGEWSSDTKGDAKGSFTVLSDLGYKDNKGHALVIHGPDGARIGCGILK; this comes from the coding sequence ATGTTTTCATCAATTGCTAAGAAATCTTTACCGCTTTTGGCCACCGCCCTGGTTGTAGCCACCGTTTCCGCACAGGCCAATGCCGCCGAGTTAAAAGCAAAAATTGGTGCCTACCCAGGCACCAAAGCAACCGTTACCGGCAAAGTCGATGTGAGCTTTAAGCATGGCCAAACCCTGTTGAAATACCATTTGATGGGTTTACCGCCTGTTGCTAATGGCGGCCTGCATATCCATGTCGGCAAAACCTGTGATGACGCCAGTAAAGTAGGCGGCCACTATTTCTCCCCCACCACCGCGGGTGACTATTGGAAAAGCGGCGAATGGTCGTCCGACACCAAAGGTGACGCCAAAGGCAGCTTCACCGTGCTATCTGACCTTGGTTACAAAGACAATAAAGGCCATGCCCTGGTTATTCACGGCCCAGACGGTGCCCGCATCGGTTGCGGAATCTTGAAATAA
- a CDS encoding MFS transporter, whose protein sequence is MSKWTSTQRHVALATFSSWTLDAFDFFILVFVLSDLANNFHASVTDVSLSIMLTLAVRPIGALIFGRLAEKYGRRPVLMANIVLFSIFELLTAWSPSLEAFMVLRVIYGVAMGGIWGVASALAMESVPERSRGFMSGIFQAGYPAGYLLASIIFGVAYSFVGWRGMFVIGALPILLLPYIYFKVPESPAWLAAQTRNEKVALWPIIKQHWKVCVFMVLLMTCFNFFSHGTQDMYPTFLKVQHQFDAHTVSIIAICYNIAAILGGIIFGSLSEKIGRKKAIMLAAILALPVLPLWAFSSGSMMIGVGAFLMQFMVQGAWGVIPSYLNELVPAGVRAILPSFVYQTGNLLASVNGPLQSDIAAHHGGNYGLAMALVAGTVAVLIAILVNFGKETRGMHMTADK, encoded by the coding sequence ATGTCTAAGTGGACCTCTACACAACGCCATGTAGCGTTGGCAACTTTTTCTAGTTGGACCCTCGATGCCTTCGATTTTTTTATCTTGGTATTCGTCTTAAGCGATCTGGCTAATAACTTCCATGCATCTGTTACCGACGTATCTTTGTCGATCATGTTGACCCTGGCAGTCAGGCCGATTGGCGCACTGATCTTCGGCCGCTTGGCAGAGAAATATGGCCGCCGCCCGGTACTGATGGCCAACATTGTGTTGTTTTCTATTTTTGAACTGCTCACTGCCTGGTCGCCATCTCTGGAAGCCTTTATGGTGCTGCGGGTCATCTATGGTGTTGCCATGGGCGGTATCTGGGGCGTAGCCTCAGCGCTGGCGATGGAATCGGTGCCGGAACGTTCGCGCGGCTTTATGTCAGGGATATTCCAGGCCGGTTACCCTGCGGGTTACTTGCTTGCCTCCATCATCTTCGGTGTCGCTTACAGCTTCGTTGGCTGGCGTGGCATGTTTGTGATTGGCGCGCTGCCTATTCTGTTGCTGCCTTACATCTACTTCAAAGTACCTGAATCCCCTGCTTGGCTTGCCGCCCAAACCCGCAATGAAAAAGTGGCACTGTGGCCCATCATCAAACAGCACTGGAAAGTGTGCGTGTTTATGGTGCTGCTGATGACCTGCTTTAACTTTTTTAGCCACGGCACCCAGGACATGTACCCCACTTTCCTGAAAGTGCAGCATCAATTTGATGCCCACACCGTTAGCATTATCGCCATCTGCTATAACATTGCCGCTATTCTCGGCGGGATAATCTTCGGCTCACTGTCCGAGAAAATTGGCCGCAAAAAAGCCATTATGTTAGCCGCCATTCTGGCGCTGCCGGTACTGCCGCTTTGGGCATTCTCAAGCGGTTCGATGATGATTGGTGTTGGCGCCTTCTTGATGCAGTTCATGGTGCAAGGGGCTTGGGGCGTGATCCCGTCTTACCTTAACGAGCTGGTTCCTGCCGGCGTTCGGGCCATATTGCCAAGCTTTGTTTACCAAACCGGTAACCTGCTGGCGTCGGTAAACGGACCACTGCAATCGGATATTGCTGCCCACCATGGTGGCAACTATGGCTTGGCCATGGCGCTGGTGGCAGGTACTGTTGCCGTACTTATCGCCATATTGGTGAATTTCGGTAAAGAAACCCGCGGCATGCATATGACCGCTGATAAATAA